A single window of Poecilia reticulata strain Guanapo linkage group LG10, Guppy_female_1.0+MT, whole genome shotgun sequence DNA harbors:
- the nocta gene encoding nocturnin isoform X2, producing the protein MEAMVCPMGSSSSSRLFGSMAQALSSSSLAQPDPDPDQDQDLVEVEPEQLLRECEEALRRRPARPQRDLVRPKLLAPCXHQHNPSIRVLQWNILAQALGEGKDSFIRCPLEALSWHERKYQILEEILTYRPDIVCLQEVDHYCDTFQPVMARLGYHGNFLPKPWSPCLDVEHNNGPDGCALFYRRSRFHLHSTAHLRLSAMMLPTNQVAIAQTLRCLATGRQLCVAVTHLKARNGWERLRSAQGADLLQSLQGITAPGSGAGPGQVPLVVCGDFNAEPSEDVYRRFSSSPLGLSSAYKLLSADGQTEPAYTSWKIXPSGESCSTLDYIWYSERALRVEALLDIPTEQQIGPDRLPSYHYPSDHLALLCDISFREEPHRLF; encoded by the exons ATGGAGGCCATGG TTTGTCCAatgggcagcagcagcagtagcaggtTGTTTGGGTCGATGGCCCAGGCATTGAGCAGTTCCTCTCTGGCCCAGCCTGACCCGGACCCGGATCAGGACCAGGACCTAGTGGAGGTAGAGCCGGAGCAGTTGCTGAGAGAGTGTGAGGAGGCGCTGCGGCGGCGCCCGGCCCGGCCTCAGCGGGACYTGGTCCGACCCAAGCTGCTGGCGCCCTGCARCCACCAGCATAACCCGTCCATACGGGTCCTGCAATGGAACATCCTGGCCCAAG CTCTCGGTGAGGGGAAGGACAGCTTCATCCGCTGCCCCCTAGAGGCTCTCAGCTGGCATGAGAGGAAGTACCAGATCCTGGAGGAGATCCTCACCTACCGACCCGACATCGTGTGTCTGCAGGAAGTCGACCACTACTGTGACACTTTCCAGCCCGTTATGGCCCGCCTCGGTTACCATGGCAACTTCCTACCCAAACCCTGGTCTCCCTGTCTGGATGTGGAGCACAACAATGGCCCTGACGGCTGTGCGTTGTTCTACCGCCGCTCGCGCTTCCACCTGCACTCCACAGCCCACCTGCGGCTGTCAGCCATGATGCTGCCCACCAACCAGGTGGCCATCGCCCAGACGCTGCGCTGCCTGGCCACGGGCCGCCAGCTGTGTGTGGCCGTCACACACCTGAAGGCCCGCAACGGCTGGGAGAGGCTGCGGAGCGCGCAAGGCGCCGACCTGCTGCAGAGCCTGCAGGGCATCACGGCCCCTGGCTCGGGGGCCGGGCCGGGGCAAGTCCCTCTGGTTGTGTGCGGGGACTTCAACGCCGAGCCTTCGGAGGACGTCTACAGGCGCTTTAGCTCCTCCCCTCTGGGCCTGAGCTCCGCCTACAAGCTGCTGAGCGCTGACGGGCAGACAGAGCCGGCGTACACCAGCTGGAAGATCCRCCCATCTGGAGAGAGCTGCAGCACTCTGGACTACATCTGGTACAGCGAGCGCGCCCTGAGGGTGGAGGCGCTGCTGGACATCCCCACAGAGCAGCAGATCGGACCCGATCGCCTGCCCTCATACCACTACCCCTCAGACCACCTGGCCCTGCTCTGTGACATCAGCTTCAGGGAGGAGCCTCACAGGCTGTTTTag
- the elf2a gene encoding ETS-related transcription factor Elf-2a isoform X3: protein MNSVVVSDGGGNIVEYVTVVEESQQQAAEEEEVVQQDGEAVIMVEEEEEEGVVLQEEEGSPAVIVEEVPSAQVEECYSAQVLVYDDGTYLMQDVAEEQEVVTEAAESVEMSGHDMVCFDKTFEAAEALLHMESPGGLHNDRSTEDVMMETVVEVSTECGPIEEDSFPIPPDCEPAAKKKRGGGRKPKTQQPASNGSYDLGIKKRPREGKGNTTYLWEFLLELLQDKNTCPRYIKWMQRDKGIFKLVDSKAVSRLWGKHKNKPDMNYETMGRALRYYYQRGILAKVEGQRLAYQFKEMPKNIRVIDDDEGGMDIKVEDSEVIVSSQLPVHQQSPASLSTPVSTQPQQTYVTVIPSNASTRPIRAMPLVMTNSLGQVTLNSSPILTTTGVPVTVAKASTSAPPKLVIQALPTMLPAGSKAGEKITIITIPANQLATLMQTNNPGQVAQIIQAKQVATQLPPAAIKPAAVQLAPSRTAPQLILAKPATVAQALPQLSVQVGQPHPAPPSTPTQQHPQPQAAQSEGAEPPLLSSPAAAEASS, encoded by the exons tggtggaggaggaagaagaggagggggTGGTGCTGCAAGAAGAGGAGGGGTCTCCGGCCGTCATCGTGGAGGAGGTGCCCAGCGCCCAGGTGGAGGAGTGCTACTCGGCCCAGGTCCTGGTATACGACGACGGGACGTACCTGATGCAGGACGTGGCTGAGGAGCAGGAGGTGGTGACGGAGGCGGCYGAGTCCG TGGAGATGTCAGGCCACGACATGGTGTGCTTTGACAAAACCTTTGAGGCAGCTGAAGCTCTGCTACACATGGAATCACCCGGAGGCCTTCACAATGACCGCAGCACAG AGGATGTGATGATGGAGACTGTGGTGGAGGTTTCTACTGAGTGTGGGCCCATCGAGGAGGACTCCTTCCCCATCCCTCCTGACTGTGAACCTGCTGCcaagaagaagagaggag GTGGACGTAAACCCAAAACGCAGCAGCCTGCCTCCAACGGCTCCTATGACTTGGGGATCAAGAAGAGACCGCGGGAAGGAAAAG GAAACACCACATATCTGTGGGAGttcctgctggagctgctgcaggataAAAACACCTGTCCCAGGTACATCAAGTGGATGCAGAGAGACAAAGGCATCTTCAAGCTGGTGGACTCCAAGGCCGTGTCAAGGCTGTGGGGGAAGCACAAGAACAAGCCCGACATGAACTATGAGACCATGGGCCGCGCCCTGAG GTATTACTACCAGCGAGGCATCCTCGCAAAGGTCGAGGGTCAGCGACTTGCTTACCAGTTTAAAGAAATGCCCAAAAACATCCGTGTGATTGACGACGACGAGGGAGGCATGGACATAAAGGTGGAGGACAGTGAGGTCATTGTGTCCAGCCAGCTCCCRGTTCACCAGCAGAGCCCTGCCAGCCTAAGCACCCCTGTTAGCACCCAGCCCCAGCAGACCTACGTCACAGTCATCCCCAGCAACGCCTCCACCAG GCCCATCCGAGCCATGCCACTGGTCATGACCAACTCTCTAGGCCAGGTGACACTAAACTCCTCCCCCATCCTCACCACCACAGGCGTCCCAGTGACCGTAGCAAAGGCCTCCACCAGCGCTCCGCCCAAGCTGGTGATCCAGGCGCTGCCCACCATGCTGCCAGCCGGCTCCAAGGCTGGAGAAAAgatcaccatcatcaccatccCAGCCAACCAGCTGGCCACGCTAATGCAGACTAACAACCCAGGCCAGGTAGCTCAGATCATCCARGCTAAGCAGGTGGCCACCCAGCTGCCTCCAGCCGCCATCAAGCCGGCCGCCGTCCAGCTGGCGCCCAGCCGGACCGCGCCGCAGCTCATCCTGGCCAAACCAGCCACAGTCGCCCAGGCTCTGCCGCAGCTCTCRGTGCAGGTGGGCCAGCCTCACCCTGcacccccctccacccccacacAGCAGCATCCCCAGCCCCAAGCAGCACAATcagagggggcggagcctccaCTCCTCTccagcccagcagcagcagaggcatcGTCCTGA
- the nocta gene encoding nocturnin isoform X1, with translation MNSARRCSALFSQICVSSVGGQPARTPLPPAGSSATGTRCCHTGPGGGGVRRTGGPLKPDAAATTITAPVCPMGSSSSSRLFGSMAQALSSSSLAQPDPDPDQDQDLVEVEPEQLLRECEEALRRRPARPQRDLVRPKLLAPCXHQHNPSIRVLQWNILAQALGEGKDSFIRCPLEALSWHERKYQILEEILTYRPDIVCLQEVDHYCDTFQPVMARLGYHGNFLPKPWSPCLDVEHNNGPDGCALFYRRSRFHLHSTAHLRLSAMMLPTNQVAIAQTLRCLATGRQLCVAVTHLKARNGWERLRSAQGADLLQSLQGITAPGSGAGPGQVPLVVCGDFNAEPSEDVYRRFSSSPLGLSSAYKLLSADGQTEPAYTSWKIXPSGESCSTLDYIWYSERALRVEALLDIPTEQQIGPDRLPSYHYPSDHLALLCDISFREEPHRLF, from the exons ATGAATTCAGCTCGTCGTTGTTCCGCTTTGTTCAGCCAAATATGCGTTTCATCAGTGGGGGGACAACCAGCCCGGACACCGCTTCCCCCGGCTGGGTCATCCGCTACTGGAACCCGCTGTTGTCACACTGGCCCCGGAGGAGGGGGAGTCCGAAGAACCGGCGGCCCGCTGAAGCCGGATGCCGCAGCCACCACCATAACGGCACCAG TTTGTCCAatgggcagcagcagcagtagcaggtTGTTTGGGTCGATGGCCCAGGCATTGAGCAGTTCCTCTCTGGCCCAGCCTGACCCGGACCCGGATCAGGACCAGGACCTAGTGGAGGTAGAGCCGGAGCAGTTGCTGAGAGAGTGTGAGGAGGCGCTGCGGCGGCGCCCGGCCCGGCCTCAGCGGGACYTGGTCCGACCCAAGCTGCTGGCGCCCTGCARCCACCAGCATAACCCGTCCATACGGGTCCTGCAATGGAACATCCTGGCCCAAG CTCTCGGTGAGGGGAAGGACAGCTTCATCCGCTGCCCCCTAGAGGCTCTCAGCTGGCATGAGAGGAAGTACCAGATCCTGGAGGAGATCCTCACCTACCGACCCGACATCGTGTGTCTGCAGGAAGTCGACCACTACTGTGACACTTTCCAGCCCGTTATGGCCCGCCTCGGTTACCATGGCAACTTCCTACCCAAACCCTGGTCTCCCTGTCTGGATGTGGAGCACAACAATGGCCCTGACGGCTGTGCGTTGTTCTACCGCCGCTCGCGCTTCCACCTGCACTCCACAGCCCACCTGCGGCTGTCAGCCATGATGCTGCCCACCAACCAGGTGGCCATCGCCCAGACGCTGCGCTGCCTGGCCACGGGCCGCCAGCTGTGTGTGGCCGTCACACACCTGAAGGCCCGCAACGGCTGGGAGAGGCTGCGGAGCGCGCAAGGCGCCGACCTGCTGCAGAGCCTGCAGGGCATCACGGCCCCTGGCTCGGGGGCCGGGCCGGGGCAAGTCCCTCTGGTTGTGTGCGGGGACTTCAACGCCGAGCCTTCGGAGGACGTCTACAGGCGCTTTAGCTCCTCCCCTCTGGGCCTGAGCTCCGCCTACAAGCTGCTGAGCGCTGACGGGCAGACAGAGCCGGCGTACACCAGCTGGAAGATCCRCCCATCTGGAGAGAGCTGCAGCACTCTGGACTACATCTGGTACAGCGAGCGCGCCCTGAGGGTGGAGGCGCTGCTGGACATCCCCACAGAGCAGCAGATCGGACCCGATCGCCTGCCCTCATACCACTACCCCTCAGACCACCTGGCCCTGCTCTGTGACATCAGCTTCAGGGAGGAGCCTCACAGGCTGTTTTag
- the elf2a gene encoding ETS-related transcription factor Elf-2a isoform X1, translating to MNSVVVSDGGGNIVEYVTVVEESQQQAAEEEEVVQQDGEAVIMVEEEEEEGVVLQEEEGSPAVIVEEVPSAQVEECYSAQVLVYDDGTYLMQDVAEEQEVVTEAAESVEMSGHDMVCFDKTFEAAEALLHMESPGGLHNDRSTAEDVMMETVVEVSTECGPIEEDSFPIPPDCEPAAKKKRGGGRKPKTQQPASNGSYDLGIKKRPREGKGNTTYLWEFLLELLQDKNTCPRYIKWMQRDKGIFKLVDSKAVSRLWGKHKNKPDMNYETMGRALRYYYQRGILAKVEGQRLAYQFKEMPKNIRVIDDDEGGMDIKVEDSEVIVSSQLPVHQQSPASLSTPVSTQPQQTYVTVIPSNASTRPIRAMPLVMTNSLGQVTLNSSPILTTTGVPVTVAKASTSAPPKLVIQALPTMLPAGSKAGEKITIITIPANQLATLMQTNNPGQVAQIIQAKQVATQLPPAAIKPAAVQLAPSRTAPQLILAKPATVAQALPQLSVQVGQPHPAPPSTPTQQHPQPQAAQSEGAEPPLLSSPAAAEASS from the exons tggtggaggaggaagaagaggagggggTGGTGCTGCAAGAAGAGGAGGGGTCTCCGGCCGTCATCGTGGAGGAGGTGCCCAGCGCCCAGGTGGAGGAGTGCTACTCGGCCCAGGTCCTGGTATACGACGACGGGACGTACCTGATGCAGGACGTGGCTGAGGAGCAGGAGGTGGTGACGGAGGCGGCYGAGTCCG TGGAGATGTCAGGCCACGACATGGTGTGCTTTGACAAAACCTTTGAGGCAGCTGAAGCTCTGCTACACATGGAATCACCCGGAGGCCTTCACAATGACCGCAGCACAG CAGAGGATGTGATGATGGAGACTGTGGTGGAGGTTTCTACTGAGTGTGGGCCCATCGAGGAGGACTCCTTCCCCATCCCTCCTGACTGTGAACCTGCTGCcaagaagaagagaggag GTGGACGTAAACCCAAAACGCAGCAGCCTGCCTCCAACGGCTCCTATGACTTGGGGATCAAGAAGAGACCGCGGGAAGGAAAAG GAAACACCACATATCTGTGGGAGttcctgctggagctgctgcaggataAAAACACCTGTCCCAGGTACATCAAGTGGATGCAGAGAGACAAAGGCATCTTCAAGCTGGTGGACTCCAAGGCCGTGTCAAGGCTGTGGGGGAAGCACAAGAACAAGCCCGACATGAACTATGAGACCATGGGCCGCGCCCTGAG GTATTACTACCAGCGAGGCATCCTCGCAAAGGTCGAGGGTCAGCGACTTGCTTACCAGTTTAAAGAAATGCCCAAAAACATCCGTGTGATTGACGACGACGAGGGAGGCATGGACATAAAGGTGGAGGACAGTGAGGTCATTGTGTCCAGCCAGCTCCCRGTTCACCAGCAGAGCCCTGCCAGCCTAAGCACCCCTGTTAGCACCCAGCCCCAGCAGACCTACGTCACAGTCATCCCCAGCAACGCCTCCACCAG GCCCATCCGAGCCATGCCACTGGTCATGACCAACTCTCTAGGCCAGGTGACACTAAACTCCTCCCCCATCCTCACCACCACAGGCGTCCCAGTGACCGTAGCAAAGGCCTCCACCAGCGCTCCGCCCAAGCTGGTGATCCAGGCGCTGCCCACCATGCTGCCAGCCGGCTCCAAGGCTGGAGAAAAgatcaccatcatcaccatccCAGCCAACCAGCTGGCCACGCTAATGCAGACTAACAACCCAGGCCAGGTAGCTCAGATCATCCARGCTAAGCAGGTGGCCACCCAGCTGCCTCCAGCCGCCATCAAGCCGGCCGCCGTCCAGCTGGCGCCCAGCCGGACCGCGCCGCAGCTCATCCTGGCCAAACCAGCCACAGTCGCCCAGGCTCTGCCGCAGCTCTCRGTGCAGGTGGGCCAGCCTCACCCTGcacccccctccacccccacacAGCAGCATCCCCAGCCCCAAGCAGCACAATcagagggggcggagcctccaCTCCTCTccagcccagcagcagcagaggcatcGTCCTGA
- the elf2a gene encoding ETS-related transcription factor Elf-2a isoform X2 produces the protein MNSVVVSDGGGNIVEYVTVVEESQQAAEEEEVVQQDGEAVIMVEEEEEEGVVLQEEEGSPAVIVEEVPSAQVEECYSAQVLVYDDGTYLMQDVAEEQEVVTEAAESVEMSGHDMVCFDKTFEAAEALLHMESPGGLHNDRSTAEDVMMETVVEVSTECGPIEEDSFPIPPDCEPAAKKKRGGGRKPKTQQPASNGSYDLGIKKRPREGKGNTTYLWEFLLELLQDKNTCPRYIKWMQRDKGIFKLVDSKAVSRLWGKHKNKPDMNYETMGRALRYYYQRGILAKVEGQRLAYQFKEMPKNIRVIDDDEGGMDIKVEDSEVIVSSQLPVHQQSPASLSTPVSTQPQQTYVTVIPSNASTRPIRAMPLVMTNSLGQVTLNSSPILTTTGVPVTVAKASTSAPPKLVIQALPTMLPAGSKAGEKITIITIPANQLATLMQTNNPGQVAQIIQAKQVATQLPPAAIKPAAVQLAPSRTAPQLILAKPATVAQALPQLSVQVGQPHPAPPSTPTQQHPQPQAAQSEGAEPPLLSSPAAAEASS, from the exons tggtggaggaggaagaagaggagggggTGGTGCTGCAAGAAGAGGAGGGGTCTCCGGCCGTCATCGTGGAGGAGGTGCCCAGCGCCCAGGTGGAGGAGTGCTACTCGGCCCAGGTCCTGGTATACGACGACGGGACGTACCTGATGCAGGACGTGGCTGAGGAGCAGGAGGTGGTGACGGAGGCGGCYGAGTCCG TGGAGATGTCAGGCCACGACATGGTGTGCTTTGACAAAACCTTTGAGGCAGCTGAAGCTCTGCTACACATGGAATCACCCGGAGGCCTTCACAATGACCGCAGCACAG CAGAGGATGTGATGATGGAGACTGTGGTGGAGGTTTCTACTGAGTGTGGGCCCATCGAGGAGGACTCCTTCCCCATCCCTCCTGACTGTGAACCTGCTGCcaagaagaagagaggag GTGGACGTAAACCCAAAACGCAGCAGCCTGCCTCCAACGGCTCCTATGACTTGGGGATCAAGAAGAGACCGCGGGAAGGAAAAG GAAACACCACATATCTGTGGGAGttcctgctggagctgctgcaggataAAAACACCTGTCCCAGGTACATCAAGTGGATGCAGAGAGACAAAGGCATCTTCAAGCTGGTGGACTCCAAGGCCGTGTCAAGGCTGTGGGGGAAGCACAAGAACAAGCCCGACATGAACTATGAGACCATGGGCCGCGCCCTGAG GTATTACTACCAGCGAGGCATCCTCGCAAAGGTCGAGGGTCAGCGACTTGCTTACCAGTTTAAAGAAATGCCCAAAAACATCCGTGTGATTGACGACGACGAGGGAGGCATGGACATAAAGGTGGAGGACAGTGAGGTCATTGTGTCCAGCCAGCTCCCRGTTCACCAGCAGAGCCCTGCCAGCCTAAGCACCCCTGTTAGCACCCAGCCCCAGCAGACCTACGTCACAGTCATCCCCAGCAACGCCTCCACCAG GCCCATCCGAGCCATGCCACTGGTCATGACCAACTCTCTAGGCCAGGTGACACTAAACTCCTCCCCCATCCTCACCACCACAGGCGTCCCAGTGACCGTAGCAAAGGCCTCCACCAGCGCTCCGCCCAAGCTGGTGATCCAGGCGCTGCCCACCATGCTGCCAGCCGGCTCCAAGGCTGGAGAAAAgatcaccatcatcaccatccCAGCCAACCAGCTGGCCACGCTAATGCAGACTAACAACCCAGGCCAGGTAGCTCAGATCATCCARGCTAAGCAGGTGGCCACCCAGCTGCCTCCAGCCGCCATCAAGCCGGCCGCCGTCCAGCTGGCGCCCAGCCGGACCGCGCCGCAGCTCATCCTGGCCAAACCAGCCACAGTCGCCCAGGCTCTGCCGCAGCTCTCRGTGCAGGTGGGCCAGCCTCACCCTGcacccccctccacccccacacAGCAGCATCCCCAGCCCCAAGCAGCACAATcagagggggcggagcctccaCTCCTCTccagcccagcagcagcagaggcatcGTCCTGA
- the nocta gene encoding nocturnin isoform X3 yields the protein MGSSSSSRLFGSMAQALSSSSLAQPDPDPDQDQDLVEVEPEQLLRECEEALRRRPARPQRDLVRPKLLAPCXHQHNPSIRVLQWNILAQALGEGKDSFIRCPLEALSWHERKYQILEEILTYRPDIVCLQEVDHYCDTFQPVMARLGYHGNFLPKPWSPCLDVEHNNGPDGCALFYRRSRFHLHSTAHLRLSAMMLPTNQVAIAQTLRCLATGRQLCVAVTHLKARNGWERLRSAQGADLLQSLQGITAPGSGAGPGQVPLVVCGDFNAEPSEDVYRRFSSSPLGLSSAYKLLSADGQTEPAYTSWKIXPSGESCSTLDYIWYSERALRVEALLDIPTEQQIGPDRLPSYHYPSDHLALLCDISFREEPHRLF from the exons atgggcagcagcagcagtagcaggtTGTTTGGGTCGATGGCCCAGGCATTGAGCAGTTCCTCTCTGGCCCAGCCTGACCCGGACCCGGATCAGGACCAGGACCTAGTGGAGGTAGAGCCGGAGCAGTTGCTGAGAGAGTGTGAGGAGGCGCTGCGGCGGCGCCCGGCCCGGCCTCAGCGGGACYTGGTCCGACCCAAGCTGCTGGCGCCCTGCARCCACCAGCATAACCCGTCCATACGGGTCCTGCAATGGAACATCCTGGCCCAAG CTCTCGGTGAGGGGAAGGACAGCTTCATCCGCTGCCCCCTAGAGGCTCTCAGCTGGCATGAGAGGAAGTACCAGATCCTGGAGGAGATCCTCACCTACCGACCCGACATCGTGTGTCTGCAGGAAGTCGACCACTACTGTGACACTTTCCAGCCCGTTATGGCCCGCCTCGGTTACCATGGCAACTTCCTACCCAAACCCTGGTCTCCCTGTCTGGATGTGGAGCACAACAATGGCCCTGACGGCTGTGCGTTGTTCTACCGCCGCTCGCGCTTCCACCTGCACTCCACAGCCCACCTGCGGCTGTCAGCCATGATGCTGCCCACCAACCAGGTGGCCATCGCCCAGACGCTGCGCTGCCTGGCCACGGGCCGCCAGCTGTGTGTGGCCGTCACACACCTGAAGGCCCGCAACGGCTGGGAGAGGCTGCGGAGCGCGCAAGGCGCCGACCTGCTGCAGAGCCTGCAGGGCATCACGGCCCCTGGCTCGGGGGCCGGGCCGGGGCAAGTCCCTCTGGTTGTGTGCGGGGACTTCAACGCCGAGCCTTCGGAGGACGTCTACAGGCGCTTTAGCTCCTCCCCTCTGGGCCTGAGCTCCGCCTACAAGCTGCTGAGCGCTGACGGGCAGACAGAGCCGGCGTACACCAGCTGGAAGATCCRCCCATCTGGAGAGAGCTGCAGCACTCTGGACTACATCTGGTACAGCGAGCGCGCCCTGAGGGTGGAGGCGCTGCTGGACATCCCCACAGAGCAGCAGATCGGACCCGATCGCCTGCCCTCATACCACTACCCCTCAGACCACCTGGCCCTGCTCTGTGACATCAGCTTCAGGGAGGAGCCTCACAGGCTGTTTTag